The following proteins are co-located in the Mus pahari chromosome 14, PAHARI_EIJ_v1.1, whole genome shotgun sequence genome:
- the Rilp gene encoding rab-interacting lysosomal protein isoform X2, with protein MEPRRAAPGLPSQASSVGAGSAAELVYHLAGALGTELQGLARRFGPDAAAGLVPLVVRALELLEKAAVGPAPDSVSAQEAEVELRRLREENQRLRQELGSGPQEERALLRQLKEVTDRQRDELRAHNRDLLRRSQETEALQEQLQRLLLINSELRQKLAAVQTQLRAAQDRERERQIAQDGSSQLAKEQSLEPDAATSDDPVDTQKQPGNLPEPVQCGFSREELKQILQERNELKANVFLLKEELAYFQRELLTDHRVPGLLLEAMKVAVKKQRRKIKAKMLGTPEEAESSDDEDGSWLLLSNDKEDVPLVPGSRIQNFFGLWYRGETEAPEAEASNPAPSSPREREETPQQPHLQPVNSPPAPNS; from the exons ATGGAGCCCAGGAGAGCAGCGCCCGGGCTACCCAGCCAGGCCTCTTCAGTGGGTGCGGGGTCAGCCGCCGAGCTCGTGTACCATCTGGCGGGGGCTCTGGGCACTGAGCTACAGGGACTAGCACGCCGCTTCGGACCCGACGCGGCGGCTGGGCTGGTGCCACTAGTCGTGCGGGCGCTGGAGCTCTTGGAAAAGGCCGCCGTGGGGCCGGCTCCGGACTCG GTGTCCGcacaggaggcagaagtggaGCTGCGGCGGCTGCGCGAGGAGAACCAACGCCTCCGCCAGGAACTAGGCTCCGGGCCGCAGG aggAGCGCGCGCTGCTCCGACAGCTCAAGGAGGTGACGGACAGACAACGGGATGAGCTTCGGGCACACAACCGAGATCTGCTACGCCGAAGCCAAGAGACCGAGGCG CTGCAGGAACAGCTACAGCGCCTCCTGCTGATCAACTCTGAGCTGCGGCAAAAACTGGCTGCTGTGCAGACCCAATTGAGGGCCGCCCAGGACCGGGAGAGGGAGCGCCAGATAGCTCAGGATGGCTCCAGCCAGCTGGCTAAAGAACAGAGCTTGGAACCTGATGCGGCAACCTCAGATGACCCG GTGGATACTCAGAAGCAGCCAGGGAACCTTCCAGAACCTGTCCAGTGTGGATTCAGTAGGGAAGAGCTTAAGCAGATCCTTCAGGAGCGGAATGAGCTCAAAGCCAACGTGTTCTTGCTCAAGGAGGAGTTGGCGTACTTCCAGCG AGAGCTGCTCACAGATCACCGTGTCCCCGGGCTTCTGCTTGAAGCCATGAAGGTGGCAGtcaagaaacagaggaggaagatCAAGGCCAAGATGTTGGGGACACCcgaagaagcagagagcag TGATGATGAGGATGGCTCGTGGCTCCTGCTCTCCAACGACAAGGAAGATGTTCCCCTAGTTCCTGGGTCCAGAATCCAGAATTT CTTTGGCTTATGGTATCGGGGTGAGACTGAGGCCCCTGAAGCTGAGGCCAGCAACCCAGCTCCCAGCAGCCCTCGGGAAAGAGAAGAGACGCCACAGCAACCCCACCTGCAGCCTGTGAACAGccctccagcccccaactcctgA
- the Rilp gene encoding rab-interacting lysosomal protein isoform X1 produces the protein MEPRRAAPGLPSQASSVGAGSAAELVYHLAGALGTELQGLARRFGPDAAAGLVPLVVRALELLEKAAVGPAPDSLQVSAQEAEVELRRLREENQRLRQELGSGPQEERALLRQLKEVTDRQRDELRAHNRDLLRRSQETEALQEQLQRLLLINSELRQKLAAVQTQLRAAQDRERERQIAQDGSSQLAKEQSLEPDAATSDDPVDTQKQPGNLPEPVQCGFSREELKQILQERNELKANVFLLKEELAYFQRELLTDHRVPGLLLEAMKVAVKKQRRKIKAKMLGTPEEAESSDDEDGSWLLLSNDKEDVPLVPGSRIQNFFGLWYRGETEAPEAEASNPAPSSPREREETPQQPHLQPVNSPPAPNS, from the exons ATGGAGCCCAGGAGAGCAGCGCCCGGGCTACCCAGCCAGGCCTCTTCAGTGGGTGCGGGGTCAGCCGCCGAGCTCGTGTACCATCTGGCGGGGGCTCTGGGCACTGAGCTACAGGGACTAGCACGCCGCTTCGGACCCGACGCGGCGGCTGGGCTGGTGCCACTAGTCGTGCGGGCGCTGGAGCTCTTGGAAAAGGCCGCCGTGGGGCCGGCTCCGGACTCG CTGCAGGTGTCCGcacaggaggcagaagtggaGCTGCGGCGGCTGCGCGAGGAGAACCAACGCCTCCGCCAGGAACTAGGCTCCGGGCCGCAGG aggAGCGCGCGCTGCTCCGACAGCTCAAGGAGGTGACGGACAGACAACGGGATGAGCTTCGGGCACACAACCGAGATCTGCTACGCCGAAGCCAAGAGACCGAGGCG CTGCAGGAACAGCTACAGCGCCTCCTGCTGATCAACTCTGAGCTGCGGCAAAAACTGGCTGCTGTGCAGACCCAATTGAGGGCCGCCCAGGACCGGGAGAGGGAGCGCCAGATAGCTCAGGATGGCTCCAGCCAGCTGGCTAAAGAACAGAGCTTGGAACCTGATGCGGCAACCTCAGATGACCCG GTGGATACTCAGAAGCAGCCAGGGAACCTTCCAGAACCTGTCCAGTGTGGATTCAGTAGGGAAGAGCTTAAGCAGATCCTTCAGGAGCGGAATGAGCTCAAAGCCAACGTGTTCTTGCTCAAGGAGGAGTTGGCGTACTTCCAGCG AGAGCTGCTCACAGATCACCGTGTCCCCGGGCTTCTGCTTGAAGCCATGAAGGTGGCAGtcaagaaacagaggaggaagatCAAGGCCAAGATGTTGGGGACACCcgaagaagcagagagcag TGATGATGAGGATGGCTCGTGGCTCCTGCTCTCCAACGACAAGGAAGATGTTCCCCTAGTTCCTGGGTCCAGAATCCAGAATTT CTTTGGCTTATGGTATCGGGGTGAGACTGAGGCCCCTGAAGCTGAGGCCAGCAACCCAGCTCCCAGCAGCCCTCGGGAAAGAGAAGAGACGCCACAGCAACCCCACCTGCAGCCTGTGAACAGccctccagcccccaactcctgA